A stretch of the Filimonas lacunae genome encodes the following:
- a CDS encoding OmpA family protein: MRKITVAASVVLLCGTVAQAQFSSDYRKAADSYFAKGDYASAVEYYEKSLYGKSKTADGFDPYAYTAVKPQPLPKDSQQLIYQLAESWRLLKNYEKAAPLYKKVAENDVRFPLAQYHYATCERALGKYEEAENALHRFLNTYQQKDHYSQAAQREVRNLVFIQEQLRKETKGYAVHTLYEGKTGASYAPVQLSSNTLLFTATWADSAAEKNKAHVNHLYEASFTEEGVGAVSRANIPVSQLHEGAAAISADGSTLYLTRWSVSNHQKSAAIYVSKKTGGVAGDAWSSPVALDSVINVRGANTQQPFVMPDGRHLLYASDRAGGLGGFDLWMAELDAAGKPLSTVNMGDNINTTGNEQAPYYHASSATLVFATDGRTGMGGYDLFYTKGAPGSWAEPQNFGYPVNSVKNDMYFTSYSTGKRILEKVVLSSDRADVCCMELFQLQKANPMKLVVGQVVACDTRIPLAGVAVEVIDTVTHEKIYTGVTSADGSYAFAVKQSLPLSSMAALKGYYTTAAALQLPADADADSLVSVPVCMQKEPEVINEVQVLNNVYYEFNKAEILEKSFASLDDVVAFLNKHPDIHVEIGGHTDNKGSDELNQKLSEARAANVVAYLVGKGIDKNRLTAKGYGATVPVAPNTYDDGTDNPAGREKNRRTEMKVLK, from the coding sequence ATGCGAAAGATAACGGTTGCGGCCTCGGTGGTGTTGCTGTGCGGCACTGTTGCACAGGCGCAGTTCAGTTCCGATTATCGCAAAGCTGCAGATAGTTATTTTGCGAAAGGTGATTATGCTTCGGCAGTGGAGTATTATGAAAAAAGCCTGTATGGCAAAAGTAAAACAGCAGATGGTTTTGATCCGTACGCCTATACTGCTGTCAAGCCCCAGCCATTACCTAAAGACAGCCAGCAGCTGATTTACCAGTTGGCCGAAAGCTGGCGCTTGCTGAAGAATTATGAAAAGGCGGCGCCCCTTTATAAGAAGGTGGCCGAAAATGATGTCAGGTTTCCGTTGGCGCAATATCATTATGCTACCTGCGAAAGAGCATTGGGCAAATATGAAGAAGCGGAAAATGCCCTGCATCGCTTTTTAAATACTTACCAGCAAAAAGATCATTACAGCCAGGCTGCGCAACGTGAAGTACGCAACCTGGTGTTTATACAGGAGCAATTACGTAAAGAAACCAAGGGATATGCAGTGCATACTTTGTATGAAGGCAAAACCGGCGCCAGTTATGCTCCGGTGCAGTTAAGCAGTAATACGTTGTTGTTTACCGCTACCTGGGCAGATAGTGCTGCGGAAAAAAACAAAGCACACGTGAATCATTTATACGAAGCCAGTTTTACAGAAGAAGGAGTAGGTGCAGTAAGCAGGGCTAATATACCGGTGAGTCAGTTGCACGAAGGAGCGGCGGCAATCAGTGCCGATGGCAGCACGCTGTATCTTACCCGCTGGTCGGTAAGCAATCATCAGAAATCAGCCGCTATCTATGTGAGTAAGAAAACGGGGGGAGTAGCAGGTGATGCCTGGAGCAGCCCGGTAGCGTTGGATTCCGTTATTAATGTACGTGGGGCCAATACCCAGCAGCCGTTTGTTATGCCCGATGGCAGGCATTTGTTATATGCCAGCGACAGGGCCGGTGGCCTGGGTGGTTTCGATTTGTGGATGGCCGAGCTGGATGCAGCCGGTAAACCATTAAGCACGGTGAACATGGGCGATAACATTAATACCACCGGTAATGAACAGGCGCCTTATTATCATGCGTCTTCCGCTACACTGGTTTTTGCCACAGATGGCCGCACAGGTATGGGCGGTTACGATCTTTTTTATACTAAAGGCGCACCCGGCAGCTGGGCCGAGCCGCAAAACTTTGGCTACCCGGTTAACTCGGTAAAAAACGATATGTACTTTACCAGCTATAGCACCGGCAAGCGCATATTGGAAAAAGTGGTGTTAAGCTCAGACAGGGCAGATGTGTGCTGTATGGAATTGTTTCAGTTGCAAAAGGCGAATCCTATGAAGCTGGTAGTGGGGCAGGTGGTGGCTTGTGATACCAGGATTCCGCTGGCAGGGGTAGCAGTGGAAGTGATAGATACGGTTACTCATGAGAAAATATATACGGGCGTTACCAGTGCTGATGGTAGTTATGCGTTTGCTGTAAAGCAGTCCCTTCCCCTGAGCAGTATGGCTGCTTTAAAGGGTTATTACACTACCGCTGCTGCGTTGCAGCTTCCGGCCGATGCCGATGCCGACAGCCTGGTAAGTGTGCCCGTATGCATGCAGAAAGAACCGGAGGTGATTAATGAGGTGCAGGTGTTAAACAACGTATATTATGAGTTTAACAAAGCTGAGATCCTGGAAAAATCTTTTGCTTCGCTGGACGATGTAGTGGCTTTCTTAAATAAGCACCCTGATATACATGTAGAGATTGGAGGGCATACAGATAATAAAGGTTCGGATGAATTGAACCAGAAGTTGAGTGAAGCACGTGCGGCCAATGTGGTGGCATATCTCGTAGGTAAGGGCATTGATAAAAACCGTCTTACTGCCAAAGGATATGGTGCTACCGTACCCGTTGCGCCTAATACATATGATGATGGAACGGATAACCCGGCCGGAAGGGAGAAAAACAGGCGTACCGAAATGAAAGTGTTGAAATAA